A genomic region of Staphylococcus roterodami contains the following coding sequences:
- a CDS encoding GNAT family N-acetyltransferase translates to MFKKVINQQMLEDCFAIRKKVFVEEQGVPEENEIDDYESISIHLIGYDQDNQPIATARIRPIDEKVVKIERVAVIKSYRGAGIGRKLMQAVDSLAKDEGYENVTMHAQCHAIPFYESLNFKKRGNIFLEEGIEHVEMMKKLTPFN, encoded by the coding sequence ATGTTTAAAAAAGTTATTAATCAACAAATGTTAGAAGACTGTTTTGCGATTAGAAAAAAAGTGTTTGTTGAAGAACAAGGTGTACCTGAAGAAAATGAAATAGATGACTATGAATCAATTTCTATTCATTTAATTGGTTATGACCAAGATAATCAACCCATTGCTACAGCACGTATTAGACCTATTGATGAAAAAGTTGTAAAAATAGAACGAGTTGCTGTAATTAAATCTTATCGTGGTGCAGGTATTGGTAGAAAACTTATGCAGGCTGTTGATTCTTTGGCAAAGGATGAAGGTTATGAGAATGTAACAATGCATGCACAATGTCATGCTATTCCATTTTATGAAAGTTTAAACTTTAAAAAGCGAGGTAATATATTTCTTGAGGAAGGCATTGAACATGTCGAAATGATGAAAAAATTAACCCCATTTAATTAA
- a CDS encoding osmotic stress response protein (Essential protein for resistance to osmotic stress from salt) has protein sequence MSRKTYEKIANINGMFNVLEQQIIHSQDMAHFRSEFFYVNHEHRENYEALLIYYKDSIENPIVDGACYILALPEIFNSVDVFESELPFSWVYDENGITETMKSLSIPLQYLVAAALEVTDVNIFRPSGFTMGMNNWNIAQMRIFWQYTAIIRKEAM, from the coding sequence ATGAGTCGAAAAACATATGAAAAAATCGCTAATATAAATGGTATGTTTAATGTGTTAGAACAACAAATTATTCATAGTCAAGATATGGCTCATTTTAGGAGTGAATTTTTTTACGTCAATCATGAGCATCGCGAAAATTATGAAGCACTCTTAATTTATTATAAAGATAGTATTGAGAACCCTATTGTAGATGGTGCATGTTATATATTAGCATTACCCGAAATTTTTAATAGTGTCGATGTTTTTGAATCAGAATTACCATTTTCATGGGTTTATGATGAAAACGGCATTACTGAAACAATGAAATCACTAAGTATTCCATTACAATATTTAGTTGCAGCTGCTCTTGAAGTTACAGATGTAAATATATTTAGACCTTCAGGATTTACTATGGGAATGAATAACTGGAATATTGCCCAAATGCGAATTTTTTGGCAGTACACAGCTATCATTAGAAAAGAAGCAATGTAA
- a CDS encoding polyisoprenyl-teichoic acid--peptidoglycan teichoic acid transferase — protein MNKFLKYFLILLALVLIVVPIVYATLLFKTSQDAFESSQDSKNANRQSNLRDKKVNPEEQPISILFLGIDDNDGRRKKGQDAEHSRSDAMILTTFNQSKHQIRMLSIPRDTISYIPKVGYYDKITHAHAYGGPIASMDSVEATMNVPVDYYVRVNMKAFVEAVNELGGIYYDVPYDLNEPNTDDTGKIKIKKGYQKLNGDEALAVARTRHHDSDLKRGQRQMELIKILFQKAQEVDSIDKLDNVIQIVGKNAKHNLTNSEIKALAKMYLTNDVKIKTAQLKGKDDMLNGIYYYHPSVESIQKYANLLREDLELSPINDKNDFLDQRVINHYGSLIPLTPLDSSLLRKEQNDTTDKDKDKSSDDNSDSNSQQQTATDQNTNQNQNNAQQTPQTTNNQNGVTN, from the coding sequence ATGAATAAATTTTTAAAATACTTTTTGATCCTTCTAGCATTGGTTCTAATTGTTGTTCCAATAGTCTATGCTACGTTACTTTTTAAAACGTCTCAAGACGCATTCGAATCTTCTCAAGATAGTAAAAATGCTAATCGTCAATCCAATTTACGTGACAAAAAAGTAAATCCTGAAGAACAGCCTATCTCGATTCTATTTTTAGGTATCGATGATAATGATGGCAGAAGAAAGAAAGGGCAAGATGCTGAACACTCAAGATCAGATGCTATGATTTTAACTACTTTTAATCAATCTAAACATCAAATTAGAATGCTTAGTATTCCCCGTGATACAATTAGTTACATTCCAAAAGTTGGATACTATGACAAAATCACACATGCCCATGCATATGGTGGCCCAATTGCCTCAATGGATTCTGTTGAAGCTACAATGAATGTTCCTGTTGATTATTATGTAAGAGTCAATATGAAAGCATTTGTAGAGGCTGTAAACGAGCTTGGTGGCATTTACTATGATGTGCCATATGACTTAAATGAACCTAACACAGATGATACTGGAAAGATTAAAATTAAAAAAGGTTACCAAAAATTAAATGGTGATGAAGCTTTGGCAGTTGCTAGAACGAGACACCATGATTCAGATTTAAAACGTGGTCAACGACAAATGGAATTAATTAAGATTTTATTCCAAAAAGCACAAGAAGTTGATTCTATCGACAAATTAGATAATGTAATTCAAATTGTTGGTAAAAATGCTAAACATAATTTAACGAACTCTGAAATTAAAGCTTTAGCAAAAATGTATTTAACAAACGATGTTAAAATCAAAACTGCACAATTAAAAGGTAAAGATGATATGTTGAATGGCATTTACTACTATCATCCTAGCGTTGAAAGTATTCAAAAATATGCAAACTTACTTCGTGAAGATTTAGAACTATCACCTATTAATGATAAAAATGATTTCTTAGATCAACGTGTTATTAACCATTACGGTTCTTTAATTCCATTAACTCCTTTAGATAGTAGTTTGTTGAGAAAAGAACAAAATGATACGACTGATAAAGATAAAGATAAGTCTTCTGACGATAATAGTGACTCTAATAGCCAACAACAAACTGCAACAGATCAAAATACAAATCAAAACCAAAATAATGCGCAACAAACACCACAGACTACAAATAATCAAAATGGCGTAACAAATTAA
- the fmtA gene encoding teichoic acid D-Ala esterase FmtA: MKFNKVKLVIHACVLLFIIISLALVFHHWETKTSSLEPIHKETKLSDNEKYLVDRDKDKAAPSKLKTVYNSKDPKYKKIDQYLQSSLFNGSVAIYENGKLKMSKGYGYQDFEKGIKNTPNTMFLIGSAQKFSTGLLLKQLEEEHKININDPVSKYIPWFKTSKPIPLKDLMLHQSGLYKYKSSKDYKNLDQAVRAIQKRGIDPKKYKKHMYNDGNYLVLAKVIEEVTGKSYAENYYTKISDPLKLEHSAFYDEKPFKQYLAKGYSYNTTGLSFLKPNILQQYYGAGNLYMTPSDMGKLITQIQQNKLFNPKITNPLLHEFGTKQYPDEYRYGFYVKPTLNRLNGGFFGQVFTVYYNDKYVVVLARNVKGNNEVQIKHIYNNILKQNKPYNTKGVIVQ, translated from the coding sequence ATGAAATTTAATAAAGTAAAATTAGTTATACATGCGTGTGTACTATTGTTCATCATTATTAGTTTGGCATTAGTTTTCCATCATTGGGAGACTAAAACGAGTTCGCTCGAGCCAATTCATAAAGAAACAAAGTTATCTGATAATGAAAAATATTTGGTAGATCGAGATAAGGATAAAGCTGCACCTTCTAAGTTAAAGACCGTTTACAATAGCAAAGACCCTAAATATAAGAAAATTGATCAGTATTTACAAAGTTCATTGTTCAATGGATCAGTAGCCATTTATGAAAATGGTAAATTGAAGATGAGTAAAGGTTATGGCTATCAAGATTTTGAAAAAGGTATTAAAAACACACCAAATACGATGTTTTTAATAGGTTCTGCTCAAAAATTTTCAACGGGCTTATTGTTAAAACAATTAGAAGAAGAACATAAAATAAACATTAATGATCCTGTTAGTAAATATATTCCTTGGTTCAAAACATCAAAACCAATACCTTTGAAAGATTTGATGTTACATCAAAGTGGATTATACAAATATAAATCTTCTAAAGACTATAAGAACTTAGATCAAGCAGTTAGAGCGATTCAAAAGCGAGGTATTGATCCTAAGAAGTACAAAAAACATATGTACAATGATGGGAATTATTTAGTACTAGCTAAAGTAATAGAGGAAGTTACTGGAAAATCTTATGCAGAAAACTATTATACAAAAATTAGTGACCCATTAAAATTAGAACATTCAGCATTTTACGATGAAAAACCATTCAAACAATACTTAGCTAAAGGTTATTCGTATAACACTACAGGGTTATCATTCTTAAAGCCTAATATATTACAGCAATACTATGGTGCAGGTAATTTATATATGACTCCATCAGATATGGGGAAATTAATTACACAAATACAACAAAATAAACTATTTAATCCTAAAATAACTAATCCATTATTACATGAGTTTGGTACGAAACAATATCCAGATGAATATCGCTATGGTTTTTATGTTAAACCAACATTAAATCGTCTAAATGGTGGATTCTTCGGTCAAGTGTTCACAGTGTATTATAATGATAAATATGTTGTAGTACTTGCTCGAAATGTTAAGGGTAATAATGAAGTTCAAATCAAGCACATATATAATAATATTTTAAAACAAAATAAACCTTACAATACAAAGGGCGTTATAGTTCAATAA
- the qoxD gene encoding cytochrome aa3 quinol oxidase subunit IV codes for MKHTVGFIASIVLTLLAVYVTLYTSLTFHAKLTIIFGFAFVQAGLQLLMFMHLTEGKDGRLQTFKVIFALVITLCFVIGTYWVMQGGHSSHL; via the coding sequence ATGAAACATACAGTCGGATTTATCGCATCTATCGTATTAACGCTTTTAGCAGTTTACGTAACACTATACACATCATTAACATTCCATGCGAAGTTGACAATTATCTTTGGCTTTGCATTCGTTCAAGCAGGACTTCAATTATTAATGTTCATGCATTTAACTGAAGGTAAAGATGGACGTTTACAAACTTTCAAAGTTATCTTTGCTCTTGTCATTACACTATGTTTCGTAATCGGAACATACTGGGTTATGCAAGGCGGTCACTCTTCTCACTTATAA
- the qoxC gene encoding cytochrome aa3 quinol oxidase subunit III: MSHDTNTIDSRTHEGELNKLGFWIFITAEFALFGTLFATLLTLQHGGDYAGKMTTELFELPLVLIMTFALLFSSYTCGIAIYYMRQEKQKLMMFWMIITLLLGLVFVGFEIYEFAHYASEGVNPTIGSYWSSFFILLGTHGCHVSLGIVWAICLLIQIQRRGLDKYNAPKLFIVSLYWHFLDVVWVFIFTAVYMIGMVYSG; encoded by the coding sequence ATGAGTCATGATACAAACACTATTGATTCACGCACACATGAAGGCGAATTAAATAAGCTTGGCTTTTGGATTTTCATTACAGCCGAATTTGCGTTATTCGGTACCCTATTTGCAACACTATTAACTTTGCAACACGGTGGCGATTATGCAGGTAAAATGACTACTGAGTTATTTGAATTGCCTCTTGTTTTAATAATGACGTTTGCATTATTATTCAGTTCTTACACTTGTGGTATTGCAATCTACTACATGCGTCAAGAGAAGCAAAAGTTAATGATGTTCTGGATGATCATCACGTTACTTTTAGGTTTAGTCTTTGTTGGATTCGAAATTTACGAATTCGCACACTATGCATCAGAGGGCGTTAACCCAACTATCGGCTCATACTGGTCTAGTTTCTTCATCCTATTAGGAACACATGGTTGTCACGTATCGTTAGGTATCGTTTGGGCCATTTGTTTATTAATCCAAATCCAACGACGCGGATTAGATAAGTACAATGCGCCAAAATTATTTATCGTAAGTTTATACTGGCACTTTTTAGATGTTGTTTGGGTATTCATCTTTACTGCCGTATATATGATAGGGATGGTGTATAGCGGATGA
- the qoxB gene encoding cytochrome aa3 quinol oxidase subunit I, with the protein MNFPWDQLLVKGNWMITMAQIGAPFLVIGLIAVITYFKLWKYLYREWFTSVDHKKIGVMYLICAVLMFVRGGIDALLIRAQLTVPDNKFLESNHYNEIFSTHGVIMIIFMAMPFIFGLWNIVVPLQIGARDVAFPVLNNVSFWLFFAGMILFNLSFIIGGSPAAGWTNYAPLAGEFSPGPGVNYYLIAIQISGLGTLATGINFFVTILRCKTPTMKFMQMPMFTVTTFITTLIVILAFPPLTVALALMTTDRIFDTAFFTVANGGMPMLWANFFWVWGHPEVYIVILPAFGIYSEIIPTFARKRLFGHQSMVWATAGIAFLSFLVWVHHFFTMGNGALINSFFSISTMLIGIPTGVKLFNWLLTLYKGRITFESPMLFSLAFIPNFLLGGVTGVMLAMASADYQYHNTYFLVAHFHYTLVTGVVFACLAGLIFWYPKMMGYKLNETLNKWCFWFFMIGFNVCFLPQFILGLDGMPRRLYTYMPSDGWFLLNFISTIGALLMAIGFLFLVVSIVYSHIKSPREATGDNWDGLGRTLEWTTASAIPPKYNFAITPDWNDYDTFVDMKEHGRHYLDNHNYKDIHMPNNTPVGFWIGIFMTIGGFFLIFETVIPALLCLFGIFGTMIYRSFQVDHGYHIPAAEVAETEARLREARIKEREAVSHES; encoded by the coding sequence ATGAATTTTCCATGGGATCAATTACTAGTTAAAGGTAACTGGATGATTACAATGGCACAAATTGGTGCCCCATTCTTAGTTATTGGTTTAATTGCAGTAATTACTTACTTTAAATTATGGAAATATCTTTACAGAGAATGGTTCACGTCTGTAGACCATAAGAAAATCGGTGTTATGTATTTAATCTGTGCCGTATTAATGTTCGTCCGTGGTGGTATTGATGCGTTACTTATTCGTGCGCAATTAACAGTACCAGATAACAAGTTTTTAGAATCAAACCACTATAACGAAATTTTTAGTACGCATGGTGTAATCATGATTATCTTCATGGCAATGCCATTTATCTTTGGTTTATGGAATATCGTAGTTCCATTACAAATTGGAGCACGTGATGTTGCATTCCCAGTTTTAAACAACGTAAGTTTCTGGCTATTCTTTGCAGGTATGATTTTATTCAACCTGTCATTTATTATTGGTGGTTCACCAGCAGCTGGTTGGACAAACTATGCGCCACTAGCAGGTGAATTCAGTCCTGGTCCAGGTGTTAACTATTACTTAATAGCTATACAAATTTCAGGGCTTGGTACCCTAGCTACCGGTATCAACTTCTTTGTAACAATTTTAAGATGTAAAACACCAACTATGAAGTTTATGCAAATGCCAATGTTCACAGTAACAACATTTATTACTACATTAATTGTTATTCTTGCTTTCCCTCCTTTAACAGTAGCGTTAGCATTAATGACAACTGATAGAATATTTGACACTGCATTCTTCACAGTTGCAAATGGCGGTATGCCAATGCTTTGGGCTAACTTCTTCTGGGTATGGGGGCACCCTGAAGTTTATATCGTTATCCTACCAGCATTTGGTATTTACTCAGAAATTATTCCGACATTCGCTCGTAAGCGTTTATTCGGACATCAAAGTATGGTATGGGCAACTGCCGGTATCGCGTTCCTTAGTTTCTTAGTTTGGGTTCACCATTTCTTCACAATGGGTAATGGTGCGTTAATCAACTCATTCTTCTCAATTTCAACAATGCTGATTGGTATTCCAACCGGTGTGAAATTGTTTAACTGGTTATTAACATTATATAAAGGTCGTATTACATTTGAGTCACCAATGCTGTTCTCATTAGCATTTATACCAAACTTCCTATTAGGTGGTGTTACTGGTGTAATGTTAGCGATGGCATCAGCTGACTATCAATATCACAATACGTATTTCTTAGTAGCTCACTTCCACTATACATTGGTTACTGGTGTTGTATTTGCCTGCCTAGCTGGTTTAATCTTCTGGTATCCTAAGATGATGGGTTACAAATTAAACGAAACATTAAACAAATGGTGCTTCTGGTTCTTCATGATTGGATTTAACGTTTGTTTCTTACCACAATTCATTCTTGGATTAGATGGTATGCCACGTCGTTTATACACTTACATGCCATCAGATGGTTGGTTCTTATTGAACTTTATTTCAACTATCGGTGCATTACTAATGGCAATCGGATTCTTATTCCTAGTTGTTAGTATCGTATATAGTCACATCAAATCTCCACGTGAAGCTACTGGAGATAACTGGGATGGCCTTGGTCGTACTTTAGAATGGACTACTGCTTCAGCAATTCCACCTAAATATAACTTTGCTATCACACCAGATTGGAATGACTACGACACATTTGTTGATATGAAAGAACATGGTCGTCATTACTTAGACAACCATAATTACAAAGACATTCATATGCCAAACAATACACCAGTTGGTTTCTGGATCGGTATCTTTATGACTATCGGCGGTTTCTTCTTAATTTTCGAAACTGTTATTCCAGCGTTATTATGCTTATTCGGTATTTTTGGTACTATGATTTATCGCAGTTTCCAAGTCGATCATGGATACCACATTCCTGCTGCTGAAGTTGCTGAAACTGAAGCTCGATTAAGAGAAGCGCGTATTAAAGAAAGGGAGGCTGTAAGTCATGAGTCATGA
- the qoxA gene encoding cytochrome aa3 quinol oxidase subunit II, producing MSKFKSLLLLFGTLILLSGCSNIEIFNAKGPVASSQKFLIIYSIIFMLVICFVVLGMFAIFIYKYSYNKNAESGKMHHNAIIETIWFVIPILIVAALAIPTVKTLYDYEKPPKSEKDPMVVYAVSAGYKWFFAYPDEHIETVNTLTIPKDRPVVFKLQAMDTMTSFWIPQLGGQKYAMTGMTMNWTLEASQTGTFRGRNSNFNGEGFSRQTFKVNAVSQKDYDKWVKEVKGKKTLDQDTFDKQLLPSTANKPLEFNGTHMAFVDPAADPEYIFYAYKRFNFKLKDPNFTSEEDMYKDVSDKPLIPARKAQITNANYKRHGMKLMILGNDEPYNNEFKKDESKNAKEMKKISKDAQDQDNDDHGGGH from the coding sequence GTGTCAAAATTTAAGTCTTTGCTTCTATTATTTGGCACACTAATTTTACTTAGTGGTTGTTCAAATATAGAAATTTTCAACGCAAAAGGGCCAGTAGCAAGTAGCCAGAAGTTCTTGATCATTTATTCAATTATCTTCATGCTTGTTATTTGTTTCGTTGTACTTGGCATGTTCGCCATTTTTATTTACAAGTATAGTTATAATAAGAATGCCGAATCTGGTAAGATGCACCATAATGCCATCATTGAAACAATATGGTTTGTAATACCTATCTTAATCGTTGCTGCTTTAGCTATTCCTACAGTTAAAACATTATACGATTACGAAAAACCACCGAAGAGTGAGAAAGATCCAATGGTTGTATACGCAGTTAGTGCCGGATACAAATGGTTCTTTGCTTATCCAGATGAACATATAGAGACTGTTAATACTTTAACAATCCCTAAAGATCGTCCAGTTGTATTTAAGCTTCAAGCAATGGATACAATGACTAGTTTCTGGATTCCACAATTAGGTGGTCAAAAATATGCCATGACTGGCATGACAATGAATTGGACGTTAGAAGCATCTCAAACTGGTACATTCAGAGGTCGTAACTCTAACTTCAATGGTGAAGGATTCTCACGCCAAACATTTAAAGTAAATGCTGTTAGTCAAAAAGACTACGACAAATGGGTGAAAGAAGTTAAAGGTAAGAAAACGTTAGATCAAGATACATTTGATAAACAATTATTACCTAGCACTGCTAACAAACCTTTAGAATTTAATGGTACACATATGGCGTTTGTAGATCCTGCAGCCGACCCAGAATACATCTTCTATGCATATAAACGTTTCAATTTCAAATTGAAAGATCCAAACTTCACTAGTGAAGAAGATATGTACAAAGATGTATCAGACAAACCATTAATACCTGCTCGTAAAGCTCAAATTACAAATGCGAACTACAAACGACATGGTATGAAATTGATGATTCTTGGAAATGACGAACCATATAACAATGAGTTCAAGAAAGATGAATCGAAAAATGCGAAAGAAATGAAGAAAATTTCTAAAGATGCGCAAGATCAAGACAATGATGATCATGGAGGTGGACATTAA
- a CDS encoding DUF5011 domain-containing protein yields the protein MNKLLQSLSALGVSATLVTPNLSAEATTNHTPQIKGANDIVIKKGQDYNLLNGISAFDKEDGDLTDKIKVDGQIDTTKSGKYQIKYHVTDSDGAIETSTRSIEVK from the coding sequence ATGAATAAACTATTACAGTCATTATCAGCCCTTGGTGTTTCTGCTACGCTAGTAACACCAAATTTAAGTGCAGAAGCAACTACGAACCATACACCGCAAATTAAAGGCGCAAATGATATCGTTATTAAGAAAGGTCAAGATTATAACCTTCTAAACGGCATAAGTGCATTTGATAAAGAAGATGGAGATTTAACTGACAAAATCAAAGTTGATGGTCAAATTGATACAACTAAATCTGGTAAGTATCAAATTAAATATCATGTCACAGACTCAGATGGCGCAATTGAGACTTCCACAAGAAGTATCGAAGTTAAATAA
- the folD gene encoding bifunctional methylenetetrahydrofolate dehydrogenase/methenyltetrahydrofolate cyclohydrolase FolD yields the protein MVAKILDGKQIAKDYRQGLQDQVEALKEKGFTPKLSVILVGNDGASQSYVRSKKKAAEKIGMISEIVHLEETATEEEVLNELNRLNNDDSVSGILVQVPLPKQVSEQKVLEAINPDKDVDGFHPINIGKLYIDEQTFVPCTPLGIMEILKHADIDLEGKNAVVIGRSHIVGQPVSKLLLQKNASVTILHSRSKDMASYLKDADVIVSAVGKPGLVTKDVVKEGAVIIDVGNTPDENGKLKGDVDYEAVKEIAGAITPVPGGVGPLTITMVLNNTLLAEKMRRGIDA from the coding sequence ATGGTTGCTAAAATTTTAGATGGCAAACAAATTGCCAAAGACTACAGACAAGGGTTGCAAGATCAAGTTGAAGCGCTAAAAGAAAAAGGTTTTACACCTAAATTATCAGTTATACTTGTAGGTAACGATGGCGCTAGTCAAAGTTATGTTCGATCAAAAAAGAAAGCCGCTGAAAAAATTGGAATGATTTCAGAAATCGTACATTTAGAAGAAACAGCTACTGAAGAAGAAGTATTAAACGAACTGAATAGATTAAATAATGATGACTCTGTAAGTGGAATCTTGGTACAAGTACCACTACCAAAACAGGTTAGCGAACAAAAAGTATTAGAAGCAATTAACCCAGACAAAGATGTTGATGGTTTCCACCCAATAAATATTGGAAAATTATATATCGATGAGCAAACCTTCGTTCCATGTACGCCTTTAGGAATTATGGAAATATTAAAACACGCTGATATAGATTTAGAAGGCAAAAATGCTGTTGTAATTGGTCGTAGTCATATAGTTGGACAACCAGTTTCTAAGTTATTACTTCAAAAAAATGCATCTGTTACTATCTTACATTCGCGCTCAAAAGATATGGCTTCATATTTAAAAGATGCGGACGTTATTGTCAGTGCAGTGGGTAAACCTGGTTTAGTTACAAAAGATGTTGTTAAAGAAGGTGCCGTTATTATAGATGTAGGTAATACACCTGATGAAAATGGTAAATTAAAAGGCGATGTTGATTACGAAGCAGTTAAAGAAATTGCTGGTGCCATCACACCGGTTCCTGGTGGAGTTGGTCCCCTAACTATTACAATGGTTTTAAATAATACATTACTTGCTGAAAAGATGCGTAGAGGTATTGATGCATAA
- the purE gene encoding 5-(carboxyamino)imidazole ribonucleotide mutase translates to MKVAVIMGSSSDWKVMQESCSMLDYFGIPYEKQVVSAHRTPKMMVKFASEARQKGIDIIIAGAGGAAHLPGMVASLTTLPVIGVPIETKSLKGLDSLLSIVQMPGGIPVATTAIGKAGAKNAGILAARMLSIQNEKLAKKLDQYEASLIQKVEDMQNDLQ, encoded by the coding sequence GTGAAAGTAGCAGTCATTATGGGCAGTTCTTCCGACTGGAAAGTTATGCAAGAAAGCTGTAGCATGTTGGATTATTTTGGAATTCCGTACGAAAAACAAGTGGTGTCAGCACATCGTACGCCAAAAATGATGGTAAAATTTGCTTCCGAAGCAAGACAAAAAGGCATTGATATTATAATTGCAGGTGCTGGTGGTGCAGCGCATTTACCAGGAATGGTCGCATCTTTAACAACATTACCAGTCATTGGCGTTCCGATTGAGACTAAAAGTTTAAAAGGTTTAGATTCTTTACTATCAATTGTACAAATGCCAGGAGGTATTCCGGTTGCTACAACGGCAATAGGTAAGGCGGGTGCTAAAAATGCTGGGATACTTGCAGCGAGAATGCTAAGCATTCAAAATGAAAAGTTAGCTAAAAAACTTGATCAGTATGAAGCATCATTAATTCAAAAAGTGGAGGATATGCAAAATGATCTTCAATAA
- the purK gene encoding 5-(carboxyamino)imidazole ribonucleotide synthase → MIFNKLKFGATIGIIGGGQLGKMMAQSAQKMGYKVIVLDPNEDCPCRYVAHSFIHANYDDEEALNQLGNNCDVITYEFENISAEKLKLMTEKYNIPQGYQAIQLLQDRLTEKETLLNAGTQVVPFVSIKQPDDIDKAIATLGYPFIVKTRFGGYDGKGQILVENQAGLQDVYALIDKNECVAEKYLDIQKEVSLTVTRGINNQITYFPLQENEHRNQILFKTIVPARIDKTEEAKEQVEKIIKAIHFIGTFTVEFFIDRNNQLYVNEIAPRPHNSGHYSIEACDYSQFDTHILAVTGQSLPNEIELLKPAVMMNLLGKDLNLLEEEFTKHPEWHLHVYGKNERKDNRKMGHMTVLTNDINQTEKDMYAKFEGRN, encoded by the coding sequence ATGATCTTCAATAAATTAAAATTTGGCGCGACTATTGGAATTATCGGTGGAGGTCAACTTGGCAAGATGATGGCACAATCAGCTCAGAAAATGGGATACAAAGTGATTGTGTTAGATCCGAATGAAGATTGTCCGTGTAGATATGTTGCACATTCATTTATACACGCGAATTATGATGATGAAGAAGCACTTAATCAATTAGGTAACAATTGTGATGTGATTACTTATGAATTCGAAAATATTTCAGCCGAAAAATTAAAATTAATGACTGAAAAATATAATATTCCACAAGGGTACCAAGCCATACAGTTATTACAAGACCGCTTAACTGAAAAAGAAACATTGTTAAATGCAGGTACCCAAGTAGTTCCTTTTGTATCAATTAAACAACCTGATGATATTGATAAAGCAATTGCAACGTTAGGTTATCCATTCATAGTAAAAACAAGATTTGGTGGGTACGATGGCAAAGGTCAAATTTTAGTAGAAAATCAAGCAGGTTTACAAGATGTTTATGCATTAATTGATAAAAATGAATGTGTCGCTGAAAAATATCTTGATATTCAAAAAGAAGTATCTCTTACTGTTACAAGAGGAATCAACAATCAAATTACTTATTTCCCTTTACAAGAAAATGAACATAGAAATCAAATATTATTTAAAACTATTGTTCCAGCGCGTATTGATAAAACCGAAGAAGCGAAAGAACAAGTTGAAAAAATTATAAAAGCAATTCATTTTATTGGCACGTTTACAGTTGAGTTCTTTATAGATAGAAATAATCAACTTTATGTAAATGAAATTGCGCCAAGACCACATAATTCCGGACATTATTCGATTGAAGCATGTGACTATTCACAGTTTGATACACATATTTTAGCAGTTACTGGTCAATCATTACCAAATGAGATTGAATTATTAAAACCAGCAGTAATGATGAACTTGTTAGGAAAAGATTTAAATTTGTTAGAAGAAGAATTTACAAAACACCCAGAATGGCATTTACACGTTTATGGTAAAAATGAACGTAAAGATAATAGAAAGATGGGACATATGACAGTATTAACTAATGATATTAATCAAACTGAAAAAGATATGTACGCTAAATTTGAGGGGAGAAATTAA